The Peribacillus sp. FSL E2-0218 genome contains a region encoding:
- a CDS encoding patatin-like phospholipase family protein, whose protein sequence is MSEPKVGLALGSGGARGFAHIGVIKVLEQEGIPIDMIAGSSMGAMVAAFYGAGSDIERLYKLSRAFKRKYYLDFTIPKMGFISGKRTKDLIRVFTYGKNFEELDIPVAVVATDIKTGDKVIFQEGPIAPAVRASISIPGIFIPERIGKRLLVDGGVVDRVPVSVVKEMGADIIIGVDVAHVKQDMEINSIYDVIMQSLDILQMELVKSREFASDIMIRPRVEKYSSKSFTNVQEIISIGEEAARGKIDQIKQSIVTWKESFEDEP, encoded by the coding sequence AGGAGCGAGGGGGTTTGCACATATTGGAGTGATAAAGGTATTGGAGCAAGAAGGAATTCCAATCGATATGATTGCCGGGAGCAGCATGGGGGCAATGGTGGCGGCCTTTTATGGAGCAGGTTCGGACATCGAACGCCTATATAAGCTGTCTCGTGCATTCAAACGAAAGTACTATTTGGATTTCACGATTCCTAAAATGGGCTTCATTTCTGGGAAACGAACAAAGGATCTGATCAGGGTATTTACATATGGAAAGAATTTTGAAGAACTCGATATTCCTGTGGCTGTTGTCGCTACTGATATAAAAACGGGAGATAAGGTCATTTTTCAAGAAGGTCCCATCGCCCCTGCAGTCAGGGCGAGCATTTCGATTCCCGGAATATTCATTCCCGAAAGAATTGGCAAGAGGCTGCTTGTCGATGGCGGGGTCGTTGACAGGGTTCCTGTTTCTGTCGTGAAGGAGATGGGGGCCGACATCATAATCGGAGTGGATGTCGCCCATGTGAAACAGGACATGGAGATAAACTCCATCTACGATGTAATCATGCAAAGCTTGGATATCCTGCAGATGGAGCTTGTTAAAAGCAGGGAATTTGCTTCAGATATCATGATACGTCCAAGGGTCGAGAAATACAGTTCTAAATCATTTACAAACGTACAGGAAATAATTAGTATTGGAGAAGAAGCAGCAAGAGGAAAGATCGATCAAATTAAACAAAGCATTGTTACTTGGAAGGAGTCCTTTGAAGATGAACCGTAA